cctGGTCTTAAAACTGGGGAAGGTAGGGCCCCCTCGCTTTGAATTGAGGGGTGGCAGTTGCAGAGGTGGGTTtttatgtttctgtctttctgttgcATTACCCCAGAACCAGATGAAGTCAGAACTGGCAGCTGTGGCCTCAGAGTTCGGGCGGCTGACACGGTTTCTTGCTGAAGAGCAGGCGGGGCTGGAGAGGCGCCTTCGAGAGATACACGAAGTCCAGTTGGGTCGAGCGGGAGCCGCAGCCAGCCGCCTGGCCGAGCAGGCTGCCCAGCTGAGCCGCCTGTTGGCTGAGGCCCAGGAGCGGAGCCAGCAGGGGGGCCTGCGGCTGCTCCAGGTGAggccaaccccctcccccagcaccccATGTTTGGTCTGTCAGGCAGTGCTCACTAGAGACCCACCCAGAGcagcctctcctctttcctcattGGGTGAAGTCCACAGTGATAGAACCTGAGGATCAAAAGTTTGTTTTTGAGGCTGGAGACAGTTTAATGTCAAATATGGCACCCATGTGATGACTGTACCCACTGAAAATAATGAAGATTCAGTTGTAGGGGGATTTAAATGAGCATTAAGCATACTTTTTCAACAGTAACTGCCATCTTGAAAATGATGACCCAAGATACACAGTGAAGGTTCTTTTACTGGGATTGGAAGTGGCCAGGTTCATAGCAAACAAGATGAGTTAGGTGTGCTGAGGCCCAGGGATGATTGAGAGGGAACCATATTTATTGAGGGCCTTGTtcaagttcagaaaaaaaaaagctcttggcTGGAACAGACTGGGACAAAGAAGCTGTCTTTGTGCAACtgactgtctccccccccccctttttttttattcgtAGGACATCAAGGAGACTTTCAATAGGTGTGTTCCTGCCTTTGTCTTTCGTGACTCAGTGGCATCTGGTTCCCTATTCCTGCCTTTTGGGTATCctgctcctctccttccttccccaggaCCCGAGTTTCTGCCTCCTGgaccctcctctcctttccctcagcttctgCTCTTTTCTCTGGGAATATCCTGGTCCCACCCCCTGCCCGGTCCCCTCCCTCCAGGTGTGAAGAAATACAGCTGCAGCCCCCAGAAGTCTGGTCCCCTGACCCGTGTCAACCCCATAGCCATGACTTCCTGACAGATGCCATCGTGAGGAAAATGAGCCGGATGTTCTGTCAGGCTGCCAGAGGTAGGGAGGTCACCTGTACGACCTTCCTTTGCCTTACCCTTCACAGCACTGAGATTGGGGGTCAAGAGAAGTTAAGCCTTGGGGGGGAAGAGTGGGAGTCGAGGTGGAACAAGATAGAGGTGGGCCCCCTGGGACATTGAGACAAGAGCAGCTTCTGTTTTTTCCCTTGGAGGTACATTGGGTGTGGAGGAGGGCGGGAGCAGACCCAGTGTCGGGGGATGGCTTGTATGGTGTCCTGGGGACAGTGGAGGAAGAGGTGCAGCCCACAagagtggggagctgaggacagcTTGGGGAGGACAGGGGAGGGCCCAAGTGGGGAACAGGCCCACCTGTGGAGTTggctgccagtggggaccagctGTTCCAGCCCTGGCGTGTTTGTCCTTCCCCTCCCAAGTGGACCTGACGCTGGACCCTGACACGGCTCACCCGGCCCTGCTGCTGTCCCCTGATCGGCGGGGGGTCCGCCTGGCAGAGCGTCGGCAGGAGGTTGCTGACCATCCCAAACGCTTCTCGGCCGACTGCTGTGTACTGGGGGCCCAGGGCTTCCGCTCTGGCCGGCACTACTGGGAGGTAGAGGTGGGTGGACGGCGGGGCTGGGCGGTGGGTGCTGCCCGTGAATCCACCCATAAGGAGAAGGTGGGCCCTGGGGGAGTTGCTGTGGGCAGCGGGGATGCCAGCTCCTCACGCCATCATCATCGTCGCCGCCGGCTACACCTGCCCCAGCAACCCCTGCTTCAGCGTGAAGTCTGGTGCGTGGGCACTAATGGCAAACGGTACCAGGCACAGAGCTCAACGGAGCAGACACTGCTGAGCCCGAGCGAGAAACCTCGGCGCTTTGGCGTCTATTTGGACTACGAGGCCGGCCGCCTGGGTTTCTACAACGCCGAGACTCTGGCTCACGTGCACACTTTTTCCGCTGCCTTCCTTGGCGAGcgtgtcttccctttcttccgGGTGCTTTCTAAGGGCACCCGGATCAAGCTTTGCCCTTGATTAGCCTACCACCCGCAGGGGCCCCTCTAGTCAGcacttggggggtgggtggtagtggaGGGTGGCCCGTTAAGTTTGGGGGCTGAACAGCTCCTGTTTGTAACTGCATTGCTTCCTGCTCCCTCGATCCAAGCACTTGCTTCTCCCTCTAGGAGTCTAAAGAACCCTTCTAGCCTCCAGCTCAGCCCTCTCACCTCCTATGTCCATCAGGTCTGCATGGAGCCCCAAGAACAGCTGCCTGCTCTTCCCTTCCTTGTCCATCCAGGGACCTGAGTAAGGGATGAGGGGaggtattttctgtttttttcctaaGCCTTGCTCTCTAACCTTCTAGCTACTGCTGGGAGATCTGGGTAGAGTCCATGACGACTCCCATTCCAGCTGTTTTCTGGTGCAAAACTCAACTAGTTAAGAGACCTGGAAACATTTTTGGGGAAAGCAGGCTGGGCTAATAATTAAATGTCTACTCTGGGAGAAGGAGGCATTCTAAACTTTCCTTCCATCCCTAATTTCTACCTCCATAGACCACCCAGAATTTAGCTTCTGATGTCTGGAATGGGTCACCATCACAGTACCACTGTTCTCACCCAATAAATtattcccccccccatctttctttcCAGCACTCAATCTGGGAGCAAAGCTTATCCCACCCTCTACCCTGTTCAGTGGAGCTCCTTTTGTCAGTTAACTGCCTCCATGTTGTTTGTTCTTTATTTGGTGTGCCCTCACACAGGGAGCTTGGAACAGAGGTGCATATTCCTGGGAGGACAGCCTTGGGTATAATCTATTTTTCTAATAACTTCTTGCCTTCTGTCACTTAATGGCTTTTTACCCTCTGCTTTGGTGGCTGAGGTTGACTTCATGTTCCTGGGGGAAAAAGGGGCTGTGTTGTGGAAATAAAGTTTATTTGCTTCTTTGTGGACTCTATCCATTCAGGTAACACTAAGCCCTATTTTCGGACACACTTCAGGACTTAACACTGAGCTTTAGTCCACACCAAAAGTTAGAACCACCCCCTAATAACAGTACATTATTAGACTGGCCCAAGTCCAAGTTTAAGGGAATAACCCTAAATGAAAACTTGCCAGAGAAAGCACACTTGAGAAAACCAACTTTTATTTATAGACAGACTTGTGCCATGTATTCCTAACGTGTGCCAATGGTCACCTGCCACACCCGCACTAGGTTGTCAGTATAGCCAGCGAACAGAGTCTGTGAAAGAGAGTGGTGATAAGTCAGAGTCAAAAATTACAGTGGTGCCTTTCTGATATAACCACTGACGAAGCTAGCTAGGTCCTTCCCAACCAACCCGCTCATTCCTGTCATTGTGCCTTACGTGGGAAACATGCCAGAAAGGAGCTCAATGTGCTTACCTGGCCATCAGCAGACCAGGCCAGAGAGGTGCACTGTGGTGGCTCCGCCTTGCTGCTGGTGCTGATGACTTCTTGCTTCAGTTCATCCACAATGATCTTGCCCTCCAAGTCCTGGGGGAGGCAAAAGCAGCATGATTTAAGTTGACAGGAGGAAGGCCTAGTCACTACTTTTGGCTGTCATTAGGAGGAATTTTATCAGTGAAGACAAAGCCAGAACATTGCCTTGGCACACATGctggcagggactgaactcagggcacTGTTACAGTTGTGCTGCCATTAAAGATGCAGTGCTATCTGCCTCACAGCAAAAGGGAGGggctgtttttcattatacaacagtagatctggattatggtggttggATCTGAGCCTCAGGGattgagtctctgcataaccattatgctacctacccccaccccaaatgtAGATGTTTAAAACACTGTCAGGGCTTGCTAGGTCTGAGGCCCAAGAAGTCTCAATGGCAGGCAGTTCACTCACCCAAATCTTGATGCTGGGGCCAGTGGCAGCACAGAGCCAGTAGCGATTGGGGCTGAAGCACAGGGCGTTGATGATGTCCCCACCATCCAGCGTGTAAAGATGCTTTCCTTCATTGAGGTCCCACAGCATAGCCTGGCCATCCTGGGCAGATGAGAATAAGCAATATCCACTTCTGGGTTAATCTTGCTTGTCTCAAGACTGCTCCCCTAAAAGCCTTCCCTGTAAACACCCACAGCAGGCTGTCATTATAAACCTTGCTTTTAAGTCCCAATGCCCCATCATCAACTCTGTGGTCTGAAACTCAATCTCACCAACAGCATAAAGAGTTAATCTATGAAAAAATAGTTTTCTGGTAGTGTCATGTGTATAAATTGACTCTAAGGTCTGTTATTGACATTGCCCTCAATCACCTCTCATCATGTGCAAATCCCCAGCCCCAAATACCTTGCCTCCAGAAGCACACAGGGACCCATCCGGAGAGACAGTCACTGTGTTCAGATAGCCTGTGTGGCCAATGTGGTTTGTCTTTAGTTTGCAGTTTGCCAGGTTCCACACCTGTGTTTGAGGTGGGCGAAGACAGAGTGGTCAGGAGGGCACAGATCAAACATGAAAGAGTGgcaggggggctaggtggtggcacacctggtggagctcatgtattacaatgagcaaggacctgggttcgagtccccggtcccccctacaggggaaaacttcagtggtgtagcaagactgcaggtatctatcacccttctctcttgatttctggctgtctctacccaataaagataaaaaaaaaaaagtgggagggtAAATCAGGAGAATCTGGTGGCAGCTCAGAAACAGCCTCTGGTTCTCAGCAAGGGCACTCAGATGGCATGTTGGGATCATCACTGCACCACCTtactcccaaacacacacacaaacgagCTAGTTAGTCTGGTCACTTCAAAGACCATTGAGACAGCTAATAAATACAGTGTGGCCTTGCACACTTTGGGCTAAACCGCAAAGAGGAATAGTCAACAGAGACGGTTTTCAAAGCTGAGGCACAAAGTCACCTGGGAGGCCTTATTCTTGCAGTtacccagtgataactgtgggggagggaaaaaaccaaaacaaagccTGGGGGATTaggaggtagtgtagtgggttaagtgcatgtggctcaaagtgcagggaccagtgtaaggattctggttcaagcccccggctcccccacctgcaggggagttgcttcacaggtggtgagacaggtctgcagatgtttatctttctgtctttccctcctctctccatttctctgtcctgcccaaaaatgacaacatcaataactgataataatgaccacaacaatgctaaaactaaggcaacaaagggggggaaggcctccaggagcagtggattcatggtgcaggcaccaagccccagcaatatctctggaggcattaaaaaaaaaaagaaaaaaacctgctcATGGGTCCCACATCTTAGTTTTAAGCTCACCTTGACCAACTTGTCCCAGCCACAGGAAACGATGATGGGATTGCTGCTGTTGGGCGAGAAGCGCACACAAGACACCCACTCTGAGTGGCTCTCGTCCTACAAAGAAAGTAAACTGAGATCTGATTGTGCCCAACAAAACCTCTAACCACCCCCATATGAATGCAGTCACCAAAAAGCCAAACATTTAGGATAGTCCCAAATTTAAGCCCAAAGATTAGGAAAGAACCCCGCCATGTACTGGGTGCTTGTGCCTTTACCTGCACGGTGTATTTGCACACTCCCAGTGTATTCCAGAGCTTGATGGTTTTATCTCGGGAGCCAGAGACAATTTGCCGGTTGTCAGAGGAGAAGGCTACACTCagcacatccttggtatgacccaCAAACCGGCGTGTGGTGGTGCCCCTGAGAAAAGAAGTACTTGGTCACTCTACAGACTTTGCAAACACTCAAGATTACTTCCCTAGCCTTTTTCTAGCTTAAAGGGATTTCATCACTCCCACAGGCTGGGCTACAGCAGGCCTTTGGCTGACAAGCCAGAGAACCCTTTCAGAATTGCAGGACTTGTCCTCAATCCCACGTGGGGATCAGGTTAACAATGTCTTATTATCATCATCAGGATTCTCTAGTACTTCTGACCACTCAAAggctgtcccccccccccgtcaataAACCACCCACAGAGCACCCATTTCCTAAGCACACTATCCAACAAATGTTAACATCGCCTGCAGTAACTCTAccaacctccctccccccaaggcCCCAGAGCTAAGCGAGCAGCTACTTGCGTTGTGAGATCCCAAAGGCGCAGAGTTCCATCCCAGGAGCCTGAGAGGGCAAACTGGCCATCTGAGGAGATGACCACATCACTAACAAAGTGCGAGTGACCCCGGAGAGCACGCTGTGGGATGCCATAGTTGGTCTCATCCCTGGTCAGCTTCCACATGATGATTGTTTTATCTGAAAGAGGGAAAAACAAGTGAGGAAACGTTATAGGCCACTTGCTGAGCCAGGTAACCCAGAGTGCTTAAAGGTCATCGATGGGCTTAAAGCACAAATTACAGGCATGCGATTCAGACACAGACCAGAAATCAGCTTTCCTGACACCGTGACCAATCTGCTGTCTGAGTTTGATCTTAGATCTAATGCAAACAGCAGCTTGGGTTCCGCAGGTACTAGCTGTGGATCTACTTCCTTTACATCTAGAAATTGCTAGAAGTGGGAttaaaacagtggattcatactctCTAGAATTGGGAGTTTCACCGAATTCACGGTCCACTCCACAAGTTTTCCAAGTTCTGTGGCAGGCATGACCCTCactgctgggggaaaaaaacGGACAGCTTAAGAGGCCTCCAAACGTAGGCTCACGGAACGTGGCCAAAGGCAGGGGACAGGGTGGAAGGGTAGATGTGGGCCCGCCGGGCGGCAACTCAGAAACAGCCTCTGGTTCTCAGCAAGGGCGCTCAGATGGCATGTTGGGGATCATCACcgcaccgcccgactcccaggctcCGGGGCACCCTCAGCAACACGTGCACGGAGCAggacaaaatgaaaaagaaaaacatccgACTCTTCAACACTGCCGGCACCTAGTCTTTCACTTCTGGGTCTGTCCATGCAAAGGCCTAGGCACGGGGCCGCGTTTACCAACTCGCACCGGGACCGAGTTTCCAAGCCCCGCAGAAccgcaccaccacccgccccagcTCGCCA
Above is a genomic segment from Erinaceus europaeus chromosome 9, mEriEur2.1, whole genome shotgun sequence containing:
- the TRIM41 gene encoding E3 ubiquitin-protein ligase TRIM41 isoform X1, with translation MAAVAMAPNPVQTLQEEAVCAICLDYFTDPVSIGCGHNFCRVCVTQLWGGEDEEDREELDREEEEEEGEEEEVEAVGAGGGWETPMRDEDYEGDMEEEAEEEEEGVFWTSGMGSSTWDNMDYVWEEEDEEEDLDYYLGDMEEDMRPEEEEEDEEEVLEEEEEEEEEEELDPVTPLPPPPAPRRCFTCPQCRKSFPRRSFRPNLQLANMVQVIRQMHPTPGRGSRANEQGICPKHQEALKLFCEVDEEAICVVCRESRSHKQHSVVPLEEVVQEYKAKLQGHVEPLKKHLEVIQKIKAKEERRVTELKNQMKSELAAVASEFGRLTRFLAEEQAGLERRLREIHEVQLGRAGAAASRLAEQAAQLSRLLAEAQERSQQGGLRLLQDIKETFNRCEEIQLQPPEVWSPDPCQPHSHDFLTDAIVRKMSRMFCQAARVDLTLDPDTAHPALLLSPDRRGVRLAERRQEVADHPKRFSADCCVLGAQGFRSGRHYWEVEVGGRRGWAVGAARESTHKEKVGPGGVAVGSGDASSSRHHHRRRRLHLPQQPLLQREVWCVGTNGKRYQAQSSTEQTLLSPSEKPRRFGVYLDYEAGRLGFYNAETLAHVHTFSAAFLGERVFPFFRVLSKGTRIKLCP
- the TRIM41 gene encoding E3 ubiquitin-protein ligase TRIM41 isoform X2 — protein: MAAVAMAPNPVQTLQEEAVCAICLDYFTDPVSIGCGHNFCRVCVTQLWGGEDEEDREELDREEEEEEGEEEEVEAVGAGGGWETPMRDEDYEGDMEEEAEEEEEGVFWTSGMGSSTWDNMDYVWEEEDEEEDLDYYLGDMEEDMRPEEEEEDEEEVLEEEEEEEEEEELDPVTPLPPPPAPRRCFTCPQCRKSFPRRSFRPNLQLANMVQVIRQMHPTPGRGSRANEQGICPKHQEALKLFCEVDEEAICVVCRESRSHKQHSVVPLEEVVQEYKAKLQGHVEPLKKHLEVIQKIKAKEERRVTELKNQMKSELAAVASEFGRLTRFLAEEQAGLERRLREIHEVQLGRAGAAASRLAEQAAQLSRLLAEAQERSQQGGLRLLQDIKETFNSHDFLTDAIVRKMSRMFCQAARVDLTLDPDTAHPALLLSPDRRGVRLAERRQEVADHPKRFSADCCVLGAQGFRSGRHYWEVEVGGRRGWAVGAARESTHKEKVGPGGVAVGSGDASSSRHHHRRRRLHLPQQPLLQREVWCVGTNGKRYQAQSSTEQTLLSPSEKPRRFGVYLDYEAGRLGFYNAETLAHVHTFSAAFLGERVFPFFRVLSKGTRIKLCP
- the RACK1 gene encoding small ribosomal subunit protein RACK1 isoform X1; protein product: MTEQMTLRGTLKGHNGWVTQIATTPQFPDMILSASRDKTIIMWKLTRDETNYGIPQRALRGHSHFVSDVVISSDGQFALSGSWDGTLRLWDLTTGTTTRRFVGHTKDVLSVAFSSDNRQIVSGSRDKTIKLWNTLGVCKYTVQDESHSEWVSCVRFSPNSSNPIIVSCGWDKLVKVWNLANCKLKTNHIGHTGYLNTVTVSPDGSLCASGGKDGQAMLWDLNEGKHLYTLDGGDIINALCFSPNRYWLCAATGPSIKIWDLEGKIIVDELKQEVISTSSKAEPPQCTSLAWSADGQTLFAGYTDNLVRVWQVTIGTR
- the RACK1 gene encoding small ribosomal subunit protein RACK1 isoform X2 → MRPTMASHSVLSGVTRTLLVMWSSPQMASLPSQAPGMELCAFGISQRKGTTTRRFVGHTKDVLSVAFSSDNRQIVSGSRDKTIKLWNTLGVCKYTVQDESHSEWVSCVRFSPNSSNPIIVSCGWDKLVKVWNLANCKLKTNHIGHTGYLNTVTVSPDGSLCASGGKDGQAMLWDLNEGKHLYTLDGGDIINALCFSPNRYWLCAATGPSIKIWDLEGKIIVDELKQEVISTSSKAEPPQCTSLAWSADGQTLFAGYTDNLVRVWQVTIGTR